The following coding sequences are from one Saccharomyces cerevisiae S288C chromosome X, complete sequence window:
- a CDS encoding uncharacterized protein (hypothetical protein; identified based on comparison to related yeast species; mCherry fusion protein localizes to the vacuole), translating to MHLRSRWWLALLYCKDPVSRSATTPKVETRASCLLSRAF from the coding sequence ATGCACCTAAGAAGCAGATGGTGGCTTGCCTTACTGTATTGTAAAGATCCAGTCTCCAGATCTGCGACCACTCCGAAGGTTGAAACCCGAGCTTCCTGTTTGCTGTCTCGCgccttttaa
- the TDH1 gene encoding glyceraldehyde-3-phosphate dehydrogenase (phosphorylating) TDH1 (Glyceraldehyde-3-phosphate dehydrogenase (GAPDH), isozyme 1; involved in glycolysis and gluconeogenesis; tetramer that catalyzes the reaction of glyceraldehyde-3-phosphate to 1,3 bis-phosphoglycerate; detected in the cytoplasm and cell wall; protein abundance increases in response to DNA replication stress; GAPDH-derived antimicrobial peptides secreted by S. cerevisiae are active against a wide variety of wine-related yeasts and bacteria) — protein MIRIAINGFGRIGRLVLRLALQRKDIEVVAVNDPFISNDYAAYMVKYDSTHGRYKGTVSHDDKHIIIDGVKIATYQERDPANLPWGSLKIDVAVDSTGVFKELDTAQKHIDAGAKKVVITAPSSSAPMFVVGVNHTKYTPDKKIVSNASCTTNCLAPLAKVINDAFGIEEGLMTTVHSMTATQKTVDGPSHKDWRGGRTASGNIIPSSTGAAKAVGKVLPELQGKLTGMAFRVPTVDVSVVDLTVKLEKEATYDQIKKAVKAAAEGPMKGVLGYTEDAVVSSDFLGDTHASIFDASAGIQLSPKFVKLISWYDNEYGYSARVVDLIEYVAKA, from the coding sequence atgatCAGAATTGCTATTAACGGTTTCGGTAGAATCGGTAGATTGGTCTTGAGATTGGCtttgcaaagaaaagacatTGAGGTTGTTGCTGTCAACGATCCATTTATCTCTAACGATTATGCTGCTTACATGGTCAAGTACGATTCTACTCATGGTAGATACAAGGGTACTGTTTCCCATGACGACAAGCACATCATCATTGATGGTGTCAAGATCGCTACCTACCAAGAAAGAGACCCAGCTAACTTGCCATGGGGTTCTCTAAAGATCGATGTCGCTGTTGACTCCACTGGTGTTTTCAAGGAATTGGACACCGCTCAAAAGCACATTGACGCTGGTGCCAAGAAGGTTGTCATCACTGCtccatcttcttctgctccaatgtttgttgttggtgttaACCACACTAAATACACTCCAGACAAGAAGATTGTCTCCAACGCTTCTTGTACCACCAACTGTTTGGCTCCATTGGCCAAGGTTATCAACGATGCTTTCGgtattgaagaaggtttgATGACCACTGTTCACTCCATGACCGCCACTCAAAAGACTGTTGATGGTCCATCCCACAAGGACTGGAGAGGTGGTAGAACCGCTTCCGGTAACATTATCCCATCCTCTACCGGTGCTGCTAAGGCTGTCGGTAAGGTCTTGCCAGAATTGCAAGGTAAGTTGACCGGTATGGCTTTCAGAGTCCCAACCGTCGATGTTTCCGTTGTTGACTTGACTGTCAAGTTGGAAAAGGAAGCTACTTACGACCAAATCAAGAAGGCTGTTAAGGCTGCCGCTGAAGGTCCAATGAAGGGTGTTTTGGGTTACACCGAAGATGCCGTTGTCTCCTCTGATTTCTTGGGTGACACTCACGCTTCCATCTTCGATGCCTCCGCTGGTATCCAATTGTCTCCAAAGTTCGTCAAGTTGATTTCCTGGTACGATAACGAATACGGTTACTCCGCCAGAGTTGTTGACTTGATCGAATATGTTGCCAAGGCTTAA
- the IRC8 gene encoding Irc8p (Bud tip localized hypothetical protein; mRNA is targeted to the bud by a She2p dependent transport system; mRNA is cell cycle regulated via Fkh2p, peaking in G2/M phase; null mutant displays increased levels of spontaneous Rad52p foc) — MCHNSVRSGNKAGFLGIKFGSALLSIATGAIAIALLCKFHDHEAVLIVIVCSTLLYGIPSLISFITETVFAPSKFHIGYFYNVLNFALPLITMGCTVDYFHNTLRSPISVQSESHRVYITTLDSLLIFTLFINGIQLGFFLKDGNANNFGSSSNNISTDQYDKEANAVENGRFVPLKNSSQTLTPDLELLHGSPKSMNGVAWLINELSTNSNTNANKTISSDENSNSSVIRHKLGPISTSKCPKKPSHSHFSKLKKYNSFFLGPKENRYKRNTQQATKVPTEKKSNHRSSQYVSRLSTISDISKSFLNFLALNEKNGNSTSTARTPSEGRVSIIINEGNNTLKYKTPHDSHTIDSPNLELEREAIGRINSALLPACLRVTDKMISPQQSTQNEDSYQATPLIPQVEVDDDFYVGDILMTNELQDIPQVPRISSDIEDDFEQQYTKHVDLPARVTLEMWEKDQEKILQKVTTNRDKSKLLPPFRFTSESDMDPSTSTELEVELHAQNNFSFPFKSAGLQIATSDQFNQQEFKTSDTISELDEYLHDPSIQEEDASQLIESSLNQNNLSSTTIDNGPKDMSRFSTRHSPTKSIISMISGSGSVKHQHSHSTLSNFFTGHSRNNSQINQLLQGSSSNMMSNTSPHSSPTKSLRMRFGKKLSLSNISDTMSPYEGSTTDPINYSFGHGHNKNQSIDFSYVRTLQSSHSPTKSTSGNSRRDSLNNDRTQSTVNERALRTASTLFYLQHNNATCTLNGEEPVLDTPQSIQSSSSGSEQESAGSGSGYPEVVFSEYDREKWNVLRNLKEIAPEKTIESGPVEELVSPSK, encoded by the coding sequence ATGTGCCATAATTCTGTTAGGAGCGGAAATAAGGCTGGTTTTTTGGGGATCAAGTTCGGAAGTGCTCTTCTCTCAATTGCCACAGGTGCCATTGCTATCGCATTGCTATGCAAGTTCCACGACCACGAAGCGGTACTGATAGTTATTGTATGCTCGACATTGTTATATGGAATACCGTCACTGATATCGTTTATCACAGAGACTGTTTTTGCGCCTAGCAAGTTTCATATTGGATACTTTTACAACGTTCTTAATTTTGCATTGCCACTGATCACCATGGGCTGCACAGTGGACTATTTTCATAATACCTTGAGGAGCCCAATATCGGTACAAAGCGAGTCTCACAGAGTCTATATAACAACTCTGGATTCTTTGTTAATTTTCACACTTTTCATTAATGGCATACAATTAGGATTCTTCCTGAAGGATGGCAATGCGAACAATTTCGGCAGCTCATCTAACAATATTAGTACGGATCAATATGACAAAGAAGCAAATGCGGTGGAAAATGGTAGATTTGTACCCCTTAAGAACTCTTCACAGACCTTAACACCAGATTTGGAATTATTACACGGTAGTCCCAAGAGTATGAATGGGGTAGCGTGGCTGATTAATGAACTCTCCACAAATTCAAACACAAACGCAAACAAAACCATATCATCCGATGAAAATTCAAACTCTTCAGTTATTCGACACAAATTAGGACCGATTAGCACCAGCAAGTGTCCTAAAAAGCCATCTCATTCGCATTTTtctaaattgaaaaaatataacagtttctttttgggtcctaaagaaaatcgatacaaaagaaatacacAACAAGCTACTAAGGTTCcgacagaaaagaaaagcaaccACCGAAGTAGCCAGTATGTATCCAGACTATCAACCATATCTGACATCTCGAAAAGTTTCCTGAATTTCTTAGCATTAAACGAAAAAAACGGGAATTCGACTTCCACTGCGAGAACACCAAGTGAAGGAAGAGtttcaataataattaACGAAGGAAATAATACTTTGAAATACAAAACTCCCCATGATTCGCATACTATTGATTCTCCAAACTTGGAGTTAGAAAGAGAAGCTATTGGGAGAATTAATAGTGCCTTACTTCCTGCATGTTTGAGAGTAACAGATAAAATGATATCCCCACAGCAAAGCACTCAAAATGAGGACTCATACCAAGCAACACCATTGATACCCCAGGTGGAAGTTGACGATGATTTCTATGTAGGTGATATCTTAATGACTAATGAACTACAAGACATTCCACAAGTCCCAAGGATATCATCTGATATAGAAGACGATTTCGAACAACAATATACCAAACACGTGGATTTGCCAGCCCGTGTCACTTTAGAGATGTGGGAAAAGGATCAGGAGAAAATACTTCAAAAAGTAACCACAAACCGGGATAAAAGCAAATTACTACCCCCTTTCAGATTCACCTCTGAAAGTGATATGGATCCAAGTACATCCACCGAATTGGAAGTTGAACTGCATGCCCAAAACAACTTCAGCTTTCCCTTTAAAAGTGCAGGATTACAAATTGCTACATCAGACCAATTTAACCAACAGGAGTTTAAAACTTCAGATACTATTAGCGAACTAGATGAGTATTTACATGATCCCAGCATTCAAGAAGAGGATGCAAGTCAGCTGATTGAAAGCAGTTTGAACCAAAACAACCTATCCTCAACTACTATTGACAATGGCCCAAAGGATATGAGTAGATTTAGTACAAGGCATTCACCAACCAAATCGATAATTTCCATGATCAGTGGATCAGGAAGTGTCAAGCACCAACATTCACACAGCACCCTAAGCAACTTTTTTACGGGTCATTCAAGAAACAATTCTCAAATAAATCAGCTATTACAGGgttcttcttctaataTGATGTCCAACACCTCACCGCATTCATCTCCAACCAAGTCGTTGAGAATGagatttggaaagaaattgTCATTATCAAATATCTCTGATACAATGTCGCCATATGAGGGTAGTACAACAGATCCGATAAACTACTCGTTTGGCCATGGTCACAATAAAAACCAGAGTATTGATTTTAGCTACGTACGTACTTTGCAAAGCAGTCATTCACCTACAAAATCAACCTCGGGAAATTCTCGTCGGGATTCTTTAAACAATGATAGAACCCAGAGTACTGTTAATGAAAGAGCGCTTAGAACTGCAAGTACATTATTCTATCTCCAGCACAATAACGCCACATGTACATTGAACGGAGAGGAGCCAGTTCTGGACACACCACAATCTATACAGTCATCATCAAGCGGTTCTGAGCAAGAATCGGCGGGATCTGGTTCTGGCTATCCAGAAGTAGTGTTCAGCGAGTATGATAGAGAAAAATGGAATGTTTTGAGGAATCTAAAAGAGATAGCGCCCGAAAAAACTATAGAGAGCGGACCTGTTGAAGAACTAGTCTCTCCCAGTAAATAA
- the MTR4 gene encoding ATP-dependent RNA helicase MTR4 (RNA duplex-sensing translocase; ATP-dependent 3'-5' RNA helicase of the DExD/H family; involved in nuclear RNA processing and degradation as a component of TRAMP complex and in TRAMP-independent processes; TRAMP unwinds RNA duplexes, with Mtr4p unwinding activity stimulated by Pap2p/Air2p but not dependent on ongoing polyadenylation; contains an arch domain, with two coiled-coil arms/stalks and a globular fist/KOW domain, which has RNA binding activity and is required for 5.8S rRNA processing), with amino-acid sequence MDSTDLFDVFEETPVELPTDSNGEKNADTNVGDTPDHTQDKKHGLEEEKEEHEENNSENKKIKSNKSKTEDKNKKVVVPVLADSFEQEASREVDASKGLTNSETLQVEQDGKVRLSHQVRHQVALPPNYDYTPIAEHKRVNEARTYPFTLDPFQDTAISCIDRGESVLVSAHTSAGKTVVAEYAIAQSLKNKQRVIYTSPIKALSNQKYRELLAEFGDVGLMTGDITINPDAGCLVMTTEILRSMLYRGSEVMREVAWVIFDEVHYMRDKERGVVWEETIILLPDKVRYVFLSATIPNAMEFAEWICKIHSQPCHIVYTNFRPTPLQHYLFPAHGDGIYLVVDEKSTFREENFQKAMASISNQIGDDPNSTDSRGKKGQTYKGGSAKGDAKGDIYKIVKMIWKKKYNPVIVFSFSKRDCEELALKMSKLDFNSDDEKEALTKIFNNAIALLPETDRELPQIKHILPLLRRGIGIHHSGLLPILKEVIEILFQEGFLKVLFATETFSIGLNMPAKTVVFTSVRKWDGQQFRWVSGGEYIQMSGRAGRRGLDDRGIVIMMIDEKMEPQVAKGMVKGQADRLDSAFHLGYNMILNLMRVEGISPEFMLEHSFFQFQNVISVPVMEKKLAELKKDFDGIEVEDEENVKEYHEIEQAIKGYREDVRQVVTHPANALSFLQPGRLVEISVNGKDNYGWGAVVDFAKRINKRNPSAVYTDHESYIVNVVVNTMYIDSPVNLLKPFNPTLPEGIRPAEEGEKSICAVIPITLDSIKSIGNLRLYMPKDIRASGQKETVGKSLREVNRRFPDGIPVLDPVKNMKIEDEDFLKLMKKIDVLNTKLSSNPLTNSMRLEELYGKYSRKHDLHEDMKQLKRKISESQAVIQLDDLRRRKRVLRRLGFCTPNDIIELKGRVACEISSGDELLLTELIFNGNFNELKPEQAAALLSCFAFQERCKEAPRLKPELAEPLKAMREIAAKIAKIMKDSKIEVVEKDYVESFRHELMEVVYEWCRGATFTQICKMTDVYEGSLIRMFKRLEELVKELVDVANTIGNSSLKEKMEAVLKLIHRDIVSAGSLYL; translated from the coding sequence ATGGATTCTACTGATCTGTTCGATGTTTTCGAGGAAACACCTGTTGAGCTTCCTACAGATAGtaatggagaaaaaaatgctgATACAAACGTAGGAGATACTCCAGATCATACCCAGGATAAGAAGCATGGccttgaagaagaaaaagaagagcaTGAGGAAAACAACagtgaaaataaaaaaatcaaatccAATAAGAGCAAAACGGAagataaaaacaaaaaagttGTAGTACCAGTGTTGGCAGATTCGTTCGAACAAGAAGCCTCTAGAGAAGTGGATGCATCGAAAGGACTGACAAATTCAGAAACCTTACAAGTTGAGCAAGACGGTAAAGTCAGATTATCGCATCAGGTCCGCCACCAGGTTGCACTACCACCGAACTATGATTATACGCCTATCGCTGAGCATAAGAGGGTAAATGAGGCTCGTACATATCCATTCACATTAGACCCTTTCCAGGACACTGCAATCTCATGTATAGATAGAGGCGAATCTGTGTTGGTTTCTGCGCACACATCGGCTGGTAAAACAGTTGTGGCTGAATATGCCATCGCACaatctttaaaaaataagcaaAGAGTCATTTATACCTCTCCAATTAAGGCTCTATCAAACCAAAAATACAGAGAACTTTTAGCAGAATTTGGAGATGTCGGTTTGATGACTGGTGATATCACGATCAATCCGGATGCAGGCTGTTTGGTCATGACCACTGAGATTTTGAGAAGTATGTTATATAGAGGCAGTGAAGTTATGAGAGAAGTTGCCTGGGTCATCTTTGATGAAGTGCATTACATGAGGGATAAAGAAAGAGGTGTTGTGTGGGAAGAAACGATTATTTTACTGCCAGATAAGGTCCGTTACGTGTTTTTATCGGCCACCATTCCAAATGCAATGGAGTTTGCTGAATGGATATGCAAAATTCATTCTCAGCCATGTCATATTGTCTACACAAATTTCCGTCCAACTCCTTTACAACATTACCTGTTTCCAGCCCATGGAGATGGTATTTATCTGGTGGTTGACGAAAAAAGTACCTTCAGAGAggaaaatttccaaaaagcAATGGCGTCCATAAGTAACCAGATAGGTGATGATCCAAATTCCACTGATTCAAGAGGTAAAAAGGGTCAAACCTATAAAGGTGGCTCCGCTAAGGGTGACGCAAAAGGTGACATTTATAAGATAGTGAAaatgatttggaagaaaaagtacAATCCAGTGATTGTATTTTCGTTCAGTAAACGTGATTGTGAAGAATTAGCATTGAAGATGTCTAAATTAGATTTTaattctgatgatgaaaaggaGGCTTTGACGAAGATTTTTAACAATGCCATTGCACTATTACCAGAGACAGACAGAGAGCTACCCCAAATTAAACACATTTTACCATTATTAAGAAGAGGTATCGGTATTCATCATTCCGGTTTACTGCCCATTTTGAAGGAAGTCATTGAAATTCTGTTTCAAGAGGGATTTTTGAAGGTGTTGTTTGCAACAGAAACATTTTCGATTGGATTAAACATGCCTGCTAAAACTGTTGTCTTTACATCGGTCAGAAAGTGGGATGGTCAACAATTCCGCTGGGTTTCAGGTGGAGAATATATACAAATGTCTGGTCGTGCAGGTCGTCGTGGTTTAGATGATCGTGGTATTGTTATTATGAtgattgatgaaaaaatggaacCTCAAGTTGCTAAAGGAATGGTTAAGGGCCAAGCAGATAGGCTAGACTCGGCTTTTCACTTAGGATATAATATGATTTTGAACTTAATGAGAGTTGAAGGTATCTCTCCGGAGTTTATGTTGGAGCATtctttcttccaatttcaaaacGTTATTTCAGTACCAGTtatggaaaagaaacttgCTGAACTGAAAAAAGACTTTGATGGCATCGAAGtcgaagatgaagaaaatgttaaAGAATACCATGAGATTGAGCAGGCTATCAAAGGTTACCGTGAAGATGTTCGTCAAGTTGTCACCCATCCGGCAAACGCCTTAAGTTTCCTACAACCAGGCAGATTAGTTGAAATCTCTGTCAATGGTAAGGATAACTATGGCTGGGGTGCTGTTGTCGATTTTGCTAAAAGAATTAACAAACGCAACCCAAGTGCTGTCTATACAGACCATGAATCCTATATTGTCAATGTGGTCGTCAATACCATGTATATAGACTCTCCAGTCAACTTGTTGAAACCTTTCAACCCTACCTTACCAGAAGGGATTCGCCCAGCGGaagaaggtgaaaaaaGCATATGTGCTGTTATTCCCATAACTTTGGATTCAATCAAGTCGATTGGTAATTTGAGACTATATATGCCCAAAGATATTAGAGCCAGCggtcaaaaagaaactgttGGGAAGTCTTTAAGGGAGGTTAATCGGAGGTTCCCGGATGGTATTCCCGTGCTGGATCCTGTTAAAAACATGAAGATCGAAGATGAGGACTTTTTAAAgctaatgaagaagattgaCGTTTTAAACACAAAGTTATCCTCCAATCCCTTAACCAATTCCATGAGACTAGAAGAACTATATGGTAAATATAGTAGAAAACACGATTTACATGAAGATATGAAACAATTGAAACGCAAAATTTCAGAATCACAAGCCGTAATCCAACTGGACGATCTTCGTCGCCGTAAAAGAGTTTTGCGCCGTTTAGGATTTTGTACTCCTAATGACATTATTGAACTGAAAGGTAGAGTTGCATGTGAAATATCTAGTGGTGATGAACTGTTACTAACAGAATTGATCTTCAATGGTAATTTCAATGAGTTGAAACCGGAACAAGCAGCAGCATTATTATCATGCTTTGCATTCCAAGAACGCTGTAAAGAAGCGCCTAGATTGAAACCAGAGCTTGCCGAACCTTTGAAGGCTATGAGAGAAATTGCAGCAAAGATCGCTAAGATAATGAAGGATTCTAAAATTGAAGTTGTAGAAAAGGACTACGTTGAAAGCTTCAGACATGAACTAATGGAAGTTGTTTACGAATGGTGTAGAGGAGCTACTTTTACGCAAATCTGTAAAATGACCGACGTTTACGAAGGTTCGTTGATCAGAATGTTCAAGAGATTAGAGGAATTGGTGAAGGAGCTGGTAGACGTCGCCAATACCATTGGTAACTCTTCACTTAAGGAGAAGATGGAAGCTGTCTTGAAATTAATTCATAGAGATATCGTATCTGCTGGTTCTTTGTATTTATAG